One Panicum virgatum strain AP13 chromosome 9K, P.virgatum_v5, whole genome shotgun sequence genomic region harbors:
- the LOC120648660 gene encoding cystathionine gamma-synthase 1, chloroplastic-like, with protein MAPSISLGKISLPRQQQRRLLQPLNSPKHKRVAAAPPAGLLQELFGDAQAAQPPKPRRPSDETLAVHAGEKLGKGAGEDAMDSIATPIVSGTTHWFKSSEDLIAFKEGRRHSHEYGRYSNPTVKVLEDKISALERAEATLVTSSGMNAIVATLLALVPPGGHVVTTTDCYSEVRAFIGDRLSKMGIRSTFIDLDDMESLKALLDQNDVTLFYADSPTNPLLKCVDIRLVAELCHQKGALVCIDSTLASPINQKPLTLGADIVLHSATKYMAGHHDVIAGCVSGSEALISKIRAWHHDLGGAISPNAAYMIIRGLKTMALRVEAHNRTALQMARLLECHPKIERVHYPGLESNPWHQVAKSQMTGYGGVVSFEVKSDFCGTMRFVGALEIPLIATSLGGCESLVQQPAVMSFWGKSDEEKAKNGIKDNLVRFSFGIEKFEDLRDDVLQALEKI; from the exons ATGGCTCCGTCTATCTCCCTTGGCAAGATTTCGCTCccgaggcagcagcagcgccgcctcctccaaccTCTCAACTCTCCAAAGCACAAGCGCGTTGCCGCCGCACCACCAGCTGGGTTGCTCCAAGAGTTGTTCGGGGATGCTCAGGCAGCTCAGCCTCCGAAGCCAAGACGCCCGTCTGACGAGACTCTGGCCGTCCATGCTGGGGAGAAGCTCGGGAAGGGCGCGGGCGAGGACGCCATGGACTCGATCGCGACACCAATTGTGAGCGGCACAACGCACTGGTTCAAGAGCTCCGAGGACCTCATCGCGTTCAAGGAAGGCCGGCGCCACAGCCACGAGTACGGCCGGTACAGCAACCCGACGGTGAAGGTCCTGGAGGACAAGATCAGCGCGCTGGAGAGAGCCGAGGCGACGCTAGTCACGTCGTCAGGCATGAACGCCATCGTGGCAACGCTGCTCGCGCTCGTTCCGCCGGGCGGCCATGTAGTAACGACCACTGACTGCTACAGCGAGGTGCGCGCCTTCATCGGCGATAGGCTCTCCAAGATGGGCATCAGGTCCACATTTATCGACCTTGACGACATGGAGTCGCTAAAGGCCCTCCTTGACCAGAATGATGTGACTCTCTTCTACGCCGACTCCCCAACAAACCCACTGCTCAAGTGCGTGGACATCAGGCTGGTTGCTGAGCTGTGCCACCAGAAGGGTGCCTTGGTGTGCATCGACAGCACGCTCGCGTCGCCCATCAACCAAAAGCCCCTCACCCTCGGCGCCGACATCGTCCTGCATTCCGCTACAAAGTACATGGCCGGTCACCACGATGTCATTGCCGGATGCGTTAGCGGCTCGGAGGCACTCATCTCCAAAATACGGGCATGGCACCACGACCTTGGCGGCGCTATCAGTCCG AACGCGGCTTACATGATCATACGCGGGCTTAAGACGATGGCCCTTCGTGTTGAGGCACATAACCGTACAGCACTGCAAATGGCACGCCTACTGGAGTGCCACCCGAAGATTGAACGGGTGCACTACCCTGGGCTTGAGAGCAACCCATGGCACCAAGTCGCCAAGAGTCAGATGACCGGGTATGGCGGCGTTGTCAGCTTCGAGGTCAAATCAGACTTCTGCGGCACCATGAGGTTCGTTGGTGCACTGGAAATCCCCTTGATCGCAACATCGCTTGGTGGTTGCGAGAGCCTGGTGCAGCAGCCGGCAGTCATGTCATTCTGGGGAAAGAGTGATGAGGAAAAGGCCAAGAACGGGATCAAGGACAACCTGGTGAGGTTCAGTTTCGGGATTGAGAAGTTTGAGGATTTGAGGGACGACGTTCTCCAAGCATTGGAGAAGATTTAG